Proteins encoded by one window of Vanacampus margaritifer isolate UIUO_Vmar chromosome 17, RoL_Vmar_1.0, whole genome shotgun sequence:
- the LOC144037791 gene encoding semaphorin-6D-like isoform X1 — translation MADGSPARPPLPPLLLLTSCFLCASSFPQDLQAISVLDDPGDFPAFTSPPRDNRTLPLDLRFQTMTRVNRMLFITARDHVFAVNLTTAAEAFVPQTTLTWRSLDVSKCAVRGMDGDECFNYIKVLVPRDDETLFVCGTNAFNPACRIYKTSTLEQVGSDLPGQARCPFQSGQSSAGTFAGGAFYSATVTDFLASDAVIYRSLGDGRAVLRTVKYDSKWLREPRFLHAVDYGSFVYFFLSEMASEYTALGKVVFSRVARVCKNDDGGSPRVLDKHWTSFLKARLNCSLPGDSLFYFDVLQSLSGVVQINGRPAVLAVFTTQANSIPGSAVCAFYMDEVDEAFGGKFKEQRGSDSAWTAVPDDAVPTPRPGLCAGDGTAGDFKSSVDFPDETLAFIKSFPLMDGAVPAVNRRPFYTRTASRSRLTQMAADVWAGPHKDRTVLFLGSEDGRVSKVLVDTLADNAFGSKLLEDINVYDPHRCDVGVPEEDRRILALELDKEHHALFVAFSSCLVRVPLSRCRRHGACRRSCLASRDPYCIWLRTGTCADMAPGFKAGFEQDVEGDHSNMAACHADISPTSRNRDMPPADSAYGVRDAAADDSASHVHYTLLIACVLLAFSLGAALSGLMVSRCGGRPDARQKVQLSKDLEASLPHALSLHSLARMGGLPDAAPKEDKSGNWQCPKTYVSFIPGGPAAAAAHLLTTRRLPAAEPLAAGDLPAIPTPNSSPEFPRPADEAATKGVTPPPHLGDDVADVSALDELLRHIQQVSAQGDGGIRVLTATPGDHHHHLHLHQSGKMRAHGHHHGNQQPCDQTQALNANSAMLRPAAIAEAPVWPRGPALIKMAGGLPRHHSFNQRGAPPRQHFLARMNSNGLPARRQRAAAAAAGTCLTRQHSYSEGVHVQRANVATASAVRRAVSLKPQVPPKPLFLPNVSASSALGRSGC, via the exons ATGGCCGATGGGTCGCCGGCGAGGCCACCGCTGCCGCCGCTGCTcctgctcacttcctgtttcctgtgtGCCTCGTCGTTCCCGCAAGACCTGCAAGCCATCAGCGTGCTGGACG ATCCTGGCGACTTCCCGGCGTTCACGAGTCCGCCGCGGGACAACCGCACGCTGCCGCTGGATCTCCGCTTCCAGACGATGACGCGCGTCAACCGCATGCTCTTCATCACGGCCAG GGATCACGTGTTTGCGGTCAACCTAACGACGGCGGCGGAGGCTTTCGTACCGCAGACG ACGCTGACGTGGCGTTCTCTGGACGTGAGCAAGTGCGCCGTGCGAGGGATGGACGGC GACGAGTGTTTCAACTACATCAAAGTTTTGGTGCCTCGCGACGACGAGACGTTGTTCGTGTGCGGGACCAACGCCTTCAACCCGGCGTGCCGCATCTACAAG ACGAGCACGTTGGAGCAGGTGGGCTCGGACCTGCCGGGTCAGGCGCGCTGTCCCTTCCAGTCGGGCCAGTCCAGCGCGGGAACCTTCGCCG GCGGAGCCTTCTACTCGGCCACCGTGACCGACTTCCTGGCCAGCGACGCCGTCATCTACCGCAGCCTCGGAGACGGCCGAGCCGTCCTCCGGACCGTCAAGTACGACTCCAAGTGGCTGCGAG AACCTCGTTTCCTGCACGCCGTGGACTACGGCAGCTTCGTTTACTTTTTCCTGAGCGAGATGGCGTCCGAGTACACCGCCTTGGGGAAG GTCGTCTTTTCTCGCGTGGCCCGAGTCTGCAAGAACGACGACGGCGGCTCGCCGAGAGTTCTGGACAAGCACTGGACCTCCTTCCTGAAG GCTCGTCTCAACTGTTCCCTTCCCGGAGATTCGCTCTTCTACTTTGACGTCCTCCAATCGCTGAGCGGCGTCGTGCAGATCAACGGACGTCCCGCCGTGCTCGCCGTCTTCACCACGCAAGCTAACAG CATTCCCGGCTCGGCGGTGTGCGCCTTCTACATGGACGAGGTGGACGAAGCGTTTGGCGGCAAGTTCAAGGAGCAGCGCGGGAGCGACTCGGCGTGGACGGCCGTGCCCGACGACGCCGTGCCCACGCCGCG GCCCGGCTTGTGCGCGGGCGACGGGACGGCCGGCGACTTCAAGTCTTCCGTGGATTTCCCCGACGAGACGCTGGCGTTCATCAAATCGTTCCCGCTGATGGACGGCGCCGTGCCCGCCGTCaaccggcggccattttacacCAGGACCGCCAGCAG GTCCAGGCTGACGCAGATGGCGGCCGACGTGTGGGCGGGTCCACACAAGGATCGCACCGTGCTGTTCTTGGGCTCGGAGGACGGGCGGGTGTCCAAGGTTCTGGTCGACACGCTTGCCGACAACGCGTTTGGCTCCAAACTCCTGGAGGACATCAACGTCTACGACCCACACAG GTGCGACGTGGGCGTCCCGGAGGAGGACCGCAGGATTTTGGCTCTGGAACTGGACAAGGAGCACCACGCCCTGTTTGTGGCCTTCAGCAGCTGCCTGGTGCGCGTGCCACTGAGCCGCTGCCGACGGCACGGCGCCTGCAGGAG GTCGTGTCTGGCCTCTCGTGACCCCTACTGCATCTGGCTGCGCACGGGAACTTGCGCCGACATGGCGCCTGGCTTCAA GGCGGGCTTTGAACAAGACGTGGAGGGAGACCACTCCAACATGGCCGCTTGTCACG CCGACATCTCGCCGACCTCTCGTAACCGGGACATGCCCCCCGCCGACTCGGCTTACG GCGTGCGTGACGCCGCCGCCGACGACTCGGCGTCTCACGTCCACTACACTCTGCTGATCGCTTGCGTGCTGCTGGCCTTTTCGCTGGGCGCCGCCTTGTCGGGCCTGATGGTGTCGCGTTGCGGCGGCCGGCCGGACGCACGACAGAAAGTCCAGTTGTCCAAAGACCTGGAGGCCTCGCTGCCGCACGCCTTGTCCCTGCACTCGCTCGCCAGGATGGGCGGACTCCCGGACGCCGCGCCCAAG GAGGACAAAAGCGGCAATTGGCAGTGCCCCAAGACGTACGTGTCCTTCATCCCCGGCggcccggcggcggcggcggcccatCTGCTGACCACGCGGCGACTTCCTGCGGCCGAGCCCCTA GCGGCCGGCGACTTGCCGGCAATTCCCACGCCAAACTCCAGCCCGGAATTCCCTCGGCCGGCAGACGAGGCCGCGACCAAAGGTGTGACTCCGCCCCCTCATCTCGGCGACGACGTGGCTGACGTGTCGGCGTTGGACGAGCTTCTGAGGCACATCCAGCAGGTCAGCGCGCAGGGTGACGGAGGCATCAGGGTCCTGACGGCCACCCCTGGAgaccaccatcatcatcttcatcttcatcagagCGGCAAGATGCGGGCCCACGgccatcaccatggcaaccagcAGCCGTGCGACCAAACACAAGCGCTGAATGCTAACAGCGCTATGTTGCGACCAGCCGCCATCGCGGAGGCGCCCGTTTGGCCCCGTGGCCCCGCCCTCATCAAGATGGCCGGCGGCCTGCCGCGCCACCACAGTTTCAACCAGCGGGGTGCGCCGCCACGCCAACATTTCCTGGCCAGAATGAACAGCAACGGACTGCCGGCACGCCGAcagcgggcggcggcggcggcggcggggaccTGCCTGACGCGCCAGCACAGTTACAGCGAAGGCGTGCATGTGCAGCGTGCTAACGTGGCTACCGCGAGCGCCGTGCGCCGCGCCGTCTCGCTCAAGCCCCAAGTGCCACCCAAACCTTTGTTCCTGCCCAACGTCTCTGCGTCGTCGGCGTTAGGACGGTCCGGGTGCTGA
- the LOC144037791 gene encoding semaphorin-6D-like isoform X2 — MADGSPARPPLPPLLLLTSCFLCASSFPQDLQAISVLDDPGDFPAFTSPPRDNRTLPLDLRFQTMTRVNRMLFITARDHVFAVNLTTAAEAFVPQTTLTWRSLDVSKCAVRGMDGDECFNYIKVLVPRDDETLFVCGTNAFNPACRIYKTSTLEQVGSDLPGQARCPFQSGQSSAGTFAGGAFYSATVTDFLASDAVIYRSLGDGRAVLRTVKYDSKWLREPRFLHAVDYGSFVYFFLSEMASEYTALGKVVFSRVARVCKNDDGGSPRVLDKHWTSFLKARLNCSLPGDSLFYFDVLQSLSGVVQINGRPAVLAVFTTQANSIPGSAVCAFYMDEVDEAFGGKFKEQRGSDSAWTAVPDDAVPTPRPGLCAGDGTAGDFKSSVDFPDETLAFIKSFPLMDGAVPAVNRRPFYTRTASRSRLTQMAADVWAGPHKDRTVLFLGSEDGRVSKVLVDTLADNAFGSKLLEDINVYDPHRCDVGVPEEDRRILALELDKEHHALFVAFSSCLVRVPLSRCRRHGACRRSCLASRDPYCIWLRTGTCADMAPGFKAGFEQDVEGDHSNMAACHADISPTSRNRDMPPADSAYGVRDAAADDSASHVHYTLLIACVLLAFSLGAALSGLMVSRCGGRPDARQKVQLSKDLEASLPHALSLHSLARMGGLPDAAPKEDKSGNWQCPKTYVSFIPGGPAAAAAHLLTTRRLPAAEPLPGIPSAGRRGRDQRCDSAPSSRRRRG; from the exons ATGGCCGATGGGTCGCCGGCGAGGCCACCGCTGCCGCCGCTGCTcctgctcacttcctgtttcctgtgtGCCTCGTCGTTCCCGCAAGACCTGCAAGCCATCAGCGTGCTGGACG ATCCTGGCGACTTCCCGGCGTTCACGAGTCCGCCGCGGGACAACCGCACGCTGCCGCTGGATCTCCGCTTCCAGACGATGACGCGCGTCAACCGCATGCTCTTCATCACGGCCAG GGATCACGTGTTTGCGGTCAACCTAACGACGGCGGCGGAGGCTTTCGTACCGCAGACG ACGCTGACGTGGCGTTCTCTGGACGTGAGCAAGTGCGCCGTGCGAGGGATGGACGGC GACGAGTGTTTCAACTACATCAAAGTTTTGGTGCCTCGCGACGACGAGACGTTGTTCGTGTGCGGGACCAACGCCTTCAACCCGGCGTGCCGCATCTACAAG ACGAGCACGTTGGAGCAGGTGGGCTCGGACCTGCCGGGTCAGGCGCGCTGTCCCTTCCAGTCGGGCCAGTCCAGCGCGGGAACCTTCGCCG GCGGAGCCTTCTACTCGGCCACCGTGACCGACTTCCTGGCCAGCGACGCCGTCATCTACCGCAGCCTCGGAGACGGCCGAGCCGTCCTCCGGACCGTCAAGTACGACTCCAAGTGGCTGCGAG AACCTCGTTTCCTGCACGCCGTGGACTACGGCAGCTTCGTTTACTTTTTCCTGAGCGAGATGGCGTCCGAGTACACCGCCTTGGGGAAG GTCGTCTTTTCTCGCGTGGCCCGAGTCTGCAAGAACGACGACGGCGGCTCGCCGAGAGTTCTGGACAAGCACTGGACCTCCTTCCTGAAG GCTCGTCTCAACTGTTCCCTTCCCGGAGATTCGCTCTTCTACTTTGACGTCCTCCAATCGCTGAGCGGCGTCGTGCAGATCAACGGACGTCCCGCCGTGCTCGCCGTCTTCACCACGCAAGCTAACAG CATTCCCGGCTCGGCGGTGTGCGCCTTCTACATGGACGAGGTGGACGAAGCGTTTGGCGGCAAGTTCAAGGAGCAGCGCGGGAGCGACTCGGCGTGGACGGCCGTGCCCGACGACGCCGTGCCCACGCCGCG GCCCGGCTTGTGCGCGGGCGACGGGACGGCCGGCGACTTCAAGTCTTCCGTGGATTTCCCCGACGAGACGCTGGCGTTCATCAAATCGTTCCCGCTGATGGACGGCGCCGTGCCCGCCGTCaaccggcggccattttacacCAGGACCGCCAGCAG GTCCAGGCTGACGCAGATGGCGGCCGACGTGTGGGCGGGTCCACACAAGGATCGCACCGTGCTGTTCTTGGGCTCGGAGGACGGGCGGGTGTCCAAGGTTCTGGTCGACACGCTTGCCGACAACGCGTTTGGCTCCAAACTCCTGGAGGACATCAACGTCTACGACCCACACAG GTGCGACGTGGGCGTCCCGGAGGAGGACCGCAGGATTTTGGCTCTGGAACTGGACAAGGAGCACCACGCCCTGTTTGTGGCCTTCAGCAGCTGCCTGGTGCGCGTGCCACTGAGCCGCTGCCGACGGCACGGCGCCTGCAGGAG GTCGTGTCTGGCCTCTCGTGACCCCTACTGCATCTGGCTGCGCACGGGAACTTGCGCCGACATGGCGCCTGGCTTCAA GGCGGGCTTTGAACAAGACGTGGAGGGAGACCACTCCAACATGGCCGCTTGTCACG CCGACATCTCGCCGACCTCTCGTAACCGGGACATGCCCCCCGCCGACTCGGCTTACG GCGTGCGTGACGCCGCCGCCGACGACTCGGCGTCTCACGTCCACTACACTCTGCTGATCGCTTGCGTGCTGCTGGCCTTTTCGCTGGGCGCCGCCTTGTCGGGCCTGATGGTGTCGCGTTGCGGCGGCCGGCCGGACGCACGACAGAAAGTCCAGTTGTCCAAAGACCTGGAGGCCTCGCTGCCGCACGCCTTGTCCCTGCACTCGCTCGCCAGGATGGGCGGACTCCCGGACGCCGCGCCCAAG GAGGACAAAAGCGGCAATTGGCAGTGCCCCAAGACGTACGTGTCCTTCATCCCCGGCggcccggcggcggcggcggcccatCTGCTGACCACGCGGCGACTTCCTGCGGCCGAGCCCCTA CCCGGAATTCCCTCGGCCGGCAGACGAGGCCGCGACCAAAGGTGTGACTCCGCCCCCTCATCTCGGCGACGACGTGGCTGA